In one Bacteroidales bacterium genomic region, the following are encoded:
- a CDS encoding alpha/beta hydrolase, with translation MEVIKNSVLNHPIISERYFFPRYEPFENPYFVECNGVKLACYYQNNNPESKTIVYFHGNGEVVADYLDFFPQLFDKAGYNILLFEFRGYGMSTGKPYLVDMLNDVECVIKKLNISQTNIILYGRSVGTIYAVHAASVFPNAYALILESGIADTEERIMLRISNPSEIDSTREELKQEFEKYFNVKEKLSKFKGKSLVLHTVNDQLVDVTHGEKLYEYLNRPKSIHLFERGNHNTIFTVNQDKYFNILFDFLLQRTY, from the coding sequence ATGGAAGTGATTAAAAATTCAGTTCTGAATCATCCGATTATTTCAGAAAGATACTTTTTCCCTAGGTATGAGCCTTTTGAAAATCCTTATTTTGTTGAATGTAACGGAGTAAAATTGGCTTGTTATTATCAGAATAATAATCCTGAGTCGAAAACAATTGTTTATTTTCACGGAAACGGTGAAGTAGTTGCTGATTATTTGGACTTTTTTCCGCAACTTTTTGATAAAGCAGGATACAATATATTACTTTTTGAATTCCGCGGCTACGGAATGTCAACCGGCAAACCTTATCTGGTAGATATGCTGAATGATGTTGAATGTGTTATTAAGAAACTTAATATTTCGCAAACTAATATAATCCTTTACGGCAGATCAGTCGGAACAATATATGCTGTACATGCAGCTTCAGTTTTTCCGAATGCTTATGCATTGATTTTAGAAAGCGGTATTGCAGATACAGAGGAACGTATTATGTTAAGAATCAGCAATCCTTCTGAGATTGATTCCACCCGGGAGGAATTAAAACAAGAATTTGAAAAATATTTTAATGTAAAAGAGAAGCTTTCAAAATTTAAAGGTAAAAGTCTTGTTTTACATACTGTTAACGATCAATTAGTTGATGTTACTCATGGTGAAAAGCTATATGAATATTTAAACCGGCCAAAAAGCATACATTTGTTCGAACGCGGAAATCACAATACCATATTCACAGTAAATCAAGATAAGTACTTTAATATATTATTTGATTTTCTGTTACAGCGGACTTATTAA
- a CDS encoding cupin domain-containing protein, whose translation MEIRTYKNQEIKDTPHKVDVRQLYDKDSAQAIHIKLKKGESLKPHKTPVDVFFYVLEGLPTIHIGDEHIQCEKDSIIESPADIVHWLSNENNKDARILVVKAPKPIKASKFL comes from the coding sequence ATGGAAATAAGAACATACAAAAATCAAGAAATTAAGGATACACCTCACAAAGTTGATGTAAGACAATTATACGATAAAGATTCTGCACAAGCAATACATATTAAATTAAAAAAAGGCGAAAGCTTAAAACCGCACAAAACTCCGGTAGATGTATTCTTTTATGTATTAGAAGGATTGCCGACAATACATATTGGCGATGAGCATATCCAATGCGAAAAAGACAGTATAATTGAAAGCCCGGCAGATATTGTCCATTGGTTAAGTAATGAAAACAACAAAGACGCAAGAATTTTGGTTGTAAAAGCTCCTAAACCGATTAAAGCTTCAAAGTTTTTGTAA
- a CDS encoding PAS domain-containing protein: protein MSEFTNNSEKRSQALTDYMLGLIEGEDGRELIDKFNLITENYIPSDVLLVFDNLFKANIDIEKIKTASNKLFNILYKTFNNYPSFKLNKTGYLYYLKKDNNATGKVLKSISPNIKKLNATQDHQTIKPLINQFQELLKIDTHYTSKENILFPHLERKWENSDCLKLMWSYHDDIRANIKRCLQILSEKEFDLKAFNKYSAKVFFNIKTIIFREEKVLFPVIKESFEQEEIDLMLFENKDIGFAFLNNDDIEYKKPEIKQKEIKGIIKLETGNLSLKQIELIFNHLPVDITFVDKDDKVQYFSTPKHRIFPRTKSIIGRSIQNCHPPGSIDVVNKIVEAFRNNKKDKASFWIPMNDKLILIQYYAVRDENNEFTGTLEVSQEISDIQKIKGEKRLLDWTN from the coding sequence ATGTCGGAATTTACAAATAATTCAGAAAAGCGAAGCCAAGCATTAACAGATTATATGTTGGGGCTTATTGAAGGTGAAGACGGAAGAGAACTAATTGACAAATTTAATTTGATAACTGAAAACTACATTCCTTCTGATGTATTGCTTGTTTTCGATAATTTATTTAAAGCAAACATTGATATTGAAAAGATTAAAACAGCGTCAAATAAATTGTTCAATATCCTGTATAAAACATTTAACAATTATCCTTCATTTAAACTCAATAAAACCGGTTATTTGTATTATCTGAAAAAAGATAATAATGCAACCGGCAAGGTTTTAAAGTCTATAAGTCCTAATATTAAAAAACTGAATGCAACTCAAGATCATCAAACCATTAAACCGTTGATCAATCAATTTCAGGAATTATTAAAGATTGATACTCATTATACATCAAAAGAAAATATACTGTTTCCTCATCTTGAAAGAAAATGGGAAAACAGCGATTGTTTAAAATTGATGTGGTCGTATCATGATGATATTCGTGCAAATATTAAGCGATGTTTACAAATACTTTCGGAAAAAGAGTTTGATCTCAAAGCATTTAATAAATATTCCGCAAAGGTTTTCTTTAATATTAAAACGATAATTTTCAGAGAAGAAAAAGTTCTGTTTCCTGTTATAAAAGAAAGCTTTGAGCAAGAAGAAATTGACTTAATGCTTTTTGAAAACAAAGATATCGGATTTGCTTTTTTAAATAATGATGATATCGAATATAAAAAGCCGGAAATCAAACAAAAAGAAATAAAAGGGATTATTAAATTAGAAACCGGTAATTTAAGCTTAAAACAAATTGAACTCATTTTTAACCATCTGCCTGTTGATATAACATTTGTGGATAAAGATGATAAGGTTCAATATTTTTCAACACCAAAGCACAGAATCTTCCCAAGAACAAAGTCAATTATTGGAAGAAGTATTCAGAATTGTCATCCGCCCGGAAGTATAGATGTTGTAAACAAAATTGTAGAGGCATTCAGAAATAATAAAAAAGATAAAGCAAGTTTTTGGATTCCAATGAATGACAAACTTATTTTAATACAATATTATGCCGTAAGAGACGAAAATAATGAATTCACGGGAACTCTGGAAGTCTCACAAGAAATATCAGACATACAAAAAATCAAAGGTGAAAAACGATTATTAGATTGGACAAACTAA
- a CDS encoding T9SS type A sorting domain-containing protein has product MKRTNHYLQVVILYIAVSCLLISTDVKAQWVLIDTVSFTELIPVGEKCYVSLQSEATDLELTLPPGNLTVDAEAAVEIAPGWLKMDLKDNLRRLDEDDQNLYAGIIINAVDPYIDEICFEVAHIAPQTLSSNMALQILTENVESLYEIAGFFDYVEIVNYDGDDFYSTTIYKVLEQGDTIEIELPRDIYYWYIVHPKLHKEIPNYINPSTGSPADPPTGVFWRDYLMNHNDAGYPLLRNYLDTCDVFWKGEQNTVNNGAVGALTQWIKDVMTFQSNPHNDQPVRIYHQHLGTCSVHSYLTSAAARAALIPTAVDAMYSNNHKINEFWERRWIAWEPVNTYIDNPGGYENWGWDVASNFNWRGDSFIWDATERYTEVCTLNVNVVDNYGMPVDGARIKIFSSPCVSWGCTAGWTDYNGQKQIYLGDNRTYTAQVTSDIGNYPATGTETVITDSGSGIFYNWDVTLSGTLPVIDVSPATMPPNPTDDFRIVLEYDLPREITYGVNFDNNNVFSQPTENGHIDFFICDEDNFNNYTANQNFQAFEIHQGSSGNTIDFVLPTEDSWYAVFSNEDKLVLTEELNVTAYLYRDSLTAIHEAKNQLPEVILYQNYPNPCNNTTTIDFLISDNAFVSLKVYDNFGKEVVTLINEIRPAGKYKVNWETADLPNGVYYYRLQTGDITKIRKAILMK; this is encoded by the coding sequence ATGAAAAGAACAAATCATTATTTACAAGTTGTTATCTTATATATTGCAGTATCTTGTTTGCTTATTTCAACAGATGTCAAAGCACAATGGGTGTTAATTGATACTGTTTCTTTTACAGAACTCATTCCTGTTGGAGAAAAATGCTATGTTTCGCTTCAATCTGAAGCAACAGATTTGGAATTGACTCTTCCTCCCGGCAATCTTACTGTTGATGCAGAAGCTGCTGTTGAGATTGCTCCTGGCTGGCTTAAGATGGATTTAAAAGATAATTTAAGAAGACTTGATGAGGATGATCAAAATCTGTATGCCGGAATAATTATTAATGCAGTAGATCCTTATATTGATGAAATTTGTTTTGAAGTGGCTCATATTGCCCCACAGACCCTTTCGAGCAATATGGCTTTACAAATATTAACAGAGAATGTGGAATCATTATATGAAATTGCCGGCTTCTTTGATTATGTCGAGATAGTTAATTACGATGGAGATGATTTTTATTCTACAACTATTTACAAAGTTTTGGAACAGGGAGATACTATAGAAATTGAACTGCCACGTGATATTTATTACTGGTATATAGTTCATCCGAAACTGCATAAGGAAATACCCAATTATATTAATCCGAGTACAGGAAGTCCGGCAGACCCTCCAACAGGTGTTTTCTGGCGCGACTACCTTATGAATCATAATGATGCGGGGTATCCCCTACTACGAAATTATTTAGACACCTGCGATGTATTTTGGAAAGGCGAACAGAATACTGTTAATAACGGAGCAGTCGGAGCTCTAACTCAATGGATCAAAGATGTTATGACTTTCCAATCGAATCCTCACAACGACCAGCCTGTTCGTATCTATCATCAACATCTCGGAACATGCAGTGTACATTCATATCTTACCTCAGCGGCAGCACGTGCAGCTCTTATTCCAACTGCTGTTGATGCTATGTACAGCAATAATCATAAAATAAATGAATTTTGGGAAAGACGATGGATTGCATGGGAACCGGTAAATACTTATATTGATAATCCCGGAGGTTATGAAAACTGGGGTTGGGATGTGGCATCTAACTTCAACTGGCGTGGCGATAGCTTTATATGGGATGCAACAGAAAGATATACAGAAGTATGTACTCTTAATGTTAATGTAGTTGATAATTATGGAATGCCTGTTGATGGCGCAAGAATTAAAATATTTAGCAGTCCTTGTGTGAGTTGGGGTTGCACTGCCGGATGGACTGATTATAATGGTCAAAAACAAATTTATCTTGGTGATAACCGTACTTACACAGCACAGGTTACAAGCGACATAGGTAACTATCCGGCAACCGGTACGGAAACTGTAATTACAGATAGTGGCTCCGGCATATTTTATAATTGGGACGTTACATTATCGGGAACTCTTCCTGTTATTGATGTATCTCCGGCTACTATGCCTCCCAATCCAACCGATGACTTCAGAATTGTTCTGGAATATGACCTGCCGAGAGAAATTACTTATGGTGTTAATTTTGATAATAATAATGTCTTTTCACAACCTACTGAAAATGGACATATTGATTTCTTTATCTGTGATGAAGATAATTTTAATAACTATACGGCAAATCAGAATTTTCAAGCTTTTGAGATACACCAAGGCAGTTCAGGCAATACTATTGATTTTGTATTACCAACTGAAGATTCCTGGTATGCTGTCTTCTCAAATGAAGACAAATTGGTACTGACAGAGGAATTGAATGTTACGGCTTACCTTTACAGAGACTCCTTAACTGCAATTCATGAAGCAAAAAATCAATTACCCGAAGTCATTCTTTATCAGAATTATCCTAATCCATGCAATAATACTACTACAATTGATTTTTTAATTTCTGACAATGCTTTTGTTTCATTAAAGGTATATGACAATTTTGGTAAAGAAGTCGTAACTTTAATAAACGAAATACGACCTGCCGGGAAATACAAGGTAAATTGGGAAACAGCCGATCTGCCGAACGGTGTGTATTATTATCGCCTTCAAACCGGTGATATTACAAAAATTCGTAAGGCAATTCTGATGAAATAG